TCAGGCTACCTACTCACTCGCCACCCAAAGAAATACAACCGTCATCTCAGTGAAGTTTTGTTGCTGTACTTGATGCCAGTGGTCACCGTACCACTCTTGGTCATCCTCGCTTCGCGTACTGGCTGGCTCGGTGCATTTCTCAGCGTTGTTTTGTTGCTTTCATACCTGTACCGCTTTGCAACTAAAAAGCGTTTTTGGGGCTGGCTTAGCGCTATTATCATTGGTTTAGCAATAGGCTCCAGTTCAATCATATTTGCAGATAAAGAAAATATCGCTTCCCAAAAAGTTAGCCTAGAAGACGTCAGACAATTCATCTACCCTCAAGCACTCGATATGTTAGTTGAGAGGCCGTTCACAGGCTACGGATACGGGCGATTTGAGCCAGAATATATCGTCTACACGGCACGCCAACATCAGTTAAACCCTAACTATCATCCCGGTCTTGCTTCAATGGATCACCCTCATAATGAGCTGCTTTATTGGGGGGTAGAAGGAGGATTGCTTCCGGTATTAGCTATCGTACTCGCAGCGGTGATGGTTTTAGTAAGGATCTACAATGCTAAAAAAGGCACTCGCCTCGCGATGTTTGCTTTATTTGTACCAATAGTGCTTCACAGCCAGTTGGAATATCCGTTTTACCACTCTGCAATTCACTGGATAACCTTTGTGATTCTACTTTTCTGGATTGATCAGCGCGCGCGCTCGTATCGTTTTGCGTCATTCAGCATTGTGACTAAAACACTGTTCCGAGTGATGAGCTTAGTCGTGCCGATCATAACCAGTTTCTATATGCTCACCGCGCTGCACACTAACTACGTGCTCACTCAGTTTGAAACATCAAACCCTAAAAATCCTGACTTACTCAATCAAGTCAGCAATCCAATAGTTTGGAAAGACAGGTACGACTGGGATATTTATAGCACCTATCTCAATATTGGCCTTTATCGTCAGGAGGCGAAATTCATCCAGCCATACATTGACTGGTCACTGAAAATTATTAAAGAGAAGCCAAGACCAGCGTTTTATAACAACCTGATCCTGGCTTACCAAGGTCTTGGTGATAGTGAGCGTGCTG
This window of the Vibrio neptunius genome carries:
- a CDS encoding PglL family O-oligosaccharyltransferase; translated protein: MATIHLAGTSLEPQAPKLPLIKPFLVSIAIVFLLAMHIFTPNPGGAGLALSFNTTTWLAVSFSLAIGLYQVGTQGVVRYNKLSIGLFLCCILITIPIFFPHSDFSLSQGKLLGLWAGYGLFFVLQQFRFSNKQKQRLLWFITISVFMQALFGWFQYLLLQPDNFFGYDTVQNRPYGIFQQPNVMASFLATGLALSGYLLTRHPKKYNRHLSEVLLLYLMPVVTVPLLVILASRTGWLGAFLSVVLLLSYLYRFATKKRFWGWLSAIIIGLAIGSSSIIFADKENIASQKVSLEDVRQFIYPQALDMLVERPFTGYGYGRFEPEYIVYTARQHQLNPNYHPGLASMDHPHNELLYWGVEGGLLPVLAIVLAAVMVLVRIYNAKKGTRLAMFALFVPIVLHSQLEYPFYHSAIHWITFVILLFWIDQRARSYRFASFSIVTKTLFRVMSLVVPIITSFYMLTALHTNYVLTQFETSNPKNPDLLNQVSNPIVWKDRYDWDIYSTYLNIGLYRQEAKFIQPYIDWSLKIIKEKPRPAFYNNLILAYQGLGDSERAEQIRSEAQYLFPERDFSQVQYIAPDIDALKADNEK